The following is a genomic window from Pseudomonas lurida.
TGGGAGGGCACGCTAGGGGCGAGGGATGACGGTTCTGTGACAGGGATGGGCGCGAAGGCCCGTAAACCCTGGTCTAGAGCCGTGTGAAGCGAACAAATGAGCTGAATTGACCCCAATCCGAAGTGGGCGTTGAGTTGCCTGCAACAGCGGTCTGTCTGCTAGCGCTGGATTAGCTGGCGCAGCGCTTTCGCCGGCAAGCCAACTGCCACATTGGCGCTGTGTTTGGCGAAAAAAAGTATCTATGCCATGAGCTGATTCGACCCCTCCCGACCGTCACGCGAATGTCACATCCATCTGCTGTGCTGGCGCCCATCGCTTATTTGCCCAAGGACTCGCGGCCATGTTTTCCGTGCTCAAGCTTCACCGCTGGAAACTCTCCCTGTTGCTGATCGCCGCCAACCTCGGGCTGATCCTGCACCTGGCCTGCGGCGAATTGAAAAGCTTCAGCGAGTGGGTGTGGCTGGATATCTTTGGCGAAGGCGGTTCCGCCCTCCTCGCCCTGGTCTGGCTAGGCCTGGTGCTGAAAAGCCGCCCCGCCGGACGCGTCACCCAATACCTGGCGCTGGGCCTGTCGTGCATCTTCTTCTCCTGGTGGATCGACAGCCTCGACGAATTTATCCGCCTGCCCGACAGCATCACCTGGGACCACTGGCTGGAGTCAGGGCCGATGCCGGTGGGCATGATCCTGCTGACGATCGGCATCTACCACTGGCACCGCGAACAACTGGCGATCAGCGCGCAGATGGAAAAACGCGAACGCTTGTTCCGCGAGCATCGGTTGTTCGACAAACTCACGCCATTGGCCGGCGCCGATTACCTCAAGCGCCAGTTGGCCGACAGCCTGCAAGACAGCCACGACCAGCAGCAACCGCTGTCATTGCTGGCCCTGGACCTGGACAACTTCGCCGCCATCAATCGGGCCTACGGGCATGCCGAAGGCGACGCGGTCTTGCAGGCCCTCAGCCATTTGTTGCTGCTCAACCTGCGCCGCCAGGACCTGCTGTGTCGCCTGGCGGGTGACCGTTTTGTGGTGCTGTTGCCCAACACCGGCGAGCGCCAGGCCAAGGAACTCGCGCTGGAGTTGAAACACGCGGTAGGCGGCCTCGCGCACAAAACCCGGCTGCACGGTGAACGCTTGCAACTGGCGGCGACGACTGCTGTGGTCATGGCCCTGGACGAGCCACCCCACGACTTGCTCAAGCGCCTCAACCTGGCCCTGGCCAGGGCCAAGCAACCCTTGGCGAAAAGTGCCTGAGATGGCCGTCAAGACCCGTTGGTATGAAGCCGACAGCCGCTTCATACCGGGGCACTACCAACCGGCCACGCTGATCGACCTGGCCTTGTCCCGGGATATCGACAGCCACCGCCTGCTGCGCGGCACCGGGCTGTTCCACGAGGATATCCTCGCCGGTACGGCACGCCTCAGCCCGCAGCAGTTCCTCGGATTGATCGGCAACAGCCGTAAATGGCTCGACGCCGACGACAGCAGTTTTCTCTTTGGTCAGCGACTGTTGCCGGGCTATTACGGCGCAGCCAGCCATGCCCTGGGCCATGCGCAGAACCTGCACCAGGCGCTGGAGATCCTGATCCAGCAACAAGTGTTGCTCAGCCCGTTGGTCACGCTGCAACTGGAGCTGGATGACCACCACGCCTACCTGTACTGGTTGGACAGTTGCGGCGCCGGTGAGCATTGGCGCTTTTTGCTCGAGGCCAGCATGACCTCGCTGGTTGCCATGAGCCAATGGCTCGGTGGGGAGCGGCTACCATGGGTGTGCAGTTTCAGCCATGCCGAACCGCGTTACGTCGAGCAATACTGGGTGCACCTCGGCGAAGAGACGCGCTTCGAGCGGCCGCTGGACATGATGAGTATCTCGCGTGAACACCTCACCCGCGCCTGGCCGGGTGCCTCCGCCACCGCCGGCCAGGTGGCGCGCCAGCAGGCCCGCGAGCAGATCGAACAGCTGGGCTTTGCGGGCAGTTTCCTCGACTGCCTCTACGACTATCTACGCGAGCACGTGCGCCAACCGCCAAGCCTGGAACAGGCCGCGCACGCCTTCGCCATGAGCCCGGCAACCCTCAAGCGCAAACTGCACAAGCACAACACCGGCTTTCAGCAACAGGTCGACCGTGTGCGCAAGCAGGTGGCGTTGCACCTGTATCAGGTCAAGGGCTACAGCAATGATGAAGTGGCGGCCTACCTCAACTTCAACGACGCGGCGAACTTCCGTCGCTCGTTCAAGCGCTGGACCGGCAGCACACCCAACCTGATCCGCCAGCTGTTCAACAGCCGCTAGCCAGGCGTTCGCGCAAAAACTCCACCAGCGCCTGGACCGGCCGCGAACCTTGCCGGTGCTGCGGGTACACCGCCGACAGCGTCAGGGCCTCGGGGGCGAAGTCATCCAGGACACTCACCAGGCGTCCCTCCTTCAAGGCGTCGCCGATGATAAAGGTCGGCAGGTACGTCACGCCCAAGCCGGCAATGGCGGTGTCGCGCAGCAGGTCGCCGTTGTTCACGCGCATGCGCCCAGTGACATTCAGCGCCTGCACCTTGCCCTTGAAGCGCCACTGCACCTGGCGGCCATGGCCGTAGGGCAGGCAATCGTGCTCGGCAAGGTCATCGGGCTTTTGCGGCGTACCGCGCCGGGCCAGGTAGTCGGGGCTGGCGCAATACACCCGCGGGATGCTGGCGATACGGCGGGCAATCAGGGTGGAATCTTCCAGGGTGCCAATGCGCAGCACCAGGTCATAGCCTTCGCCGATCAGATCCACGGGACGGTCGCTCAAGTCGACCTCCACCGACACTTGGGGATGGCGCTGCAAGAACAGCGGCAACAGGCAGCCCAGGTGCGCCATGGCAAACGACAACGGCGCACTGAGGCGAATGGTGCCGCGAGGCTCGCTGTTCTGGCCGGCGATGCCCTGCTCCACTTGCTCGACTTCACCGAGCAGGCGCAAGGCGGATTCGTAGTAGCTCTGGCCGAGTGGCGTGACATCCAGTCGGCGCGTGGAACGGTTGAGCAGGCGCACGCCCAGGCGGTCTTCCAGTTGGATCAGGCGGCGGCTGACGAACTGCTTGGACAGGCCCAACTGTTCGGCGGCGGCGGTGAAACTGCCGGATTCCATGACCTGGCAAAACAGGCGCATGTCTTCGAAGGGGTTCATTGTCGCTTCTCAGTAGACATTTGGCTGGTTTATAGCCTGTCAGTGGCCACACCACAAACCAAAATGTGAGAGCGGGCTTGCCCGCGAATGCGGTGGATCAGTCCATTAATCTGTCGACTGATACTCCGTACTCGCGAGCGAGCCCGCTCCCACACGTGAGCAGCGGCGTTATGCAGAACGGGTTACTTGGCCGTGAACGCCGAGTAGCTGTTCATCAGGTTGCGGTAGTTGGGGATGCGTGGCGACAGCAGGTTGGCCAGGCCTTCCATGTCGTTGCGCCAGTCCACTTGCAGCTCACAGGCTACGGCGAACCAGTTCACCAGTTGCGCACCGGCGGCGGTCATGCGCGCCCAGGCAGCTTGTTGCACGGTTTCGTTGAAAGTGCCGGAGGCGTCGGTGACCACGAACACTTCAAAGCCCTCATCGAGGGCGCACAGGGTCGGGAAGGCAACGCACACATCGGTCACCACGCCGGCAATGATGATCTGCTTGCGGCCGGTCGCCTTGACCGCCTTGACGAAATCCTCGTTATCCCAGGCGTTGATCTGGCCAGGGCGGGCGATGTAGGGCGCATCCGGGAACAACGCTTTGAGCTCTGGGACCAGGGGGCCATTAGGACCGCCTTCAAAACTGGTGGTCAGGATCGTCGGCAGGTTG
Proteins encoded in this region:
- a CDS encoding GGDEF domain-containing protein; this translates as MFSVLKLHRWKLSLLLIAANLGLILHLACGELKSFSEWVWLDIFGEGGSALLALVWLGLVLKSRPAGRVTQYLALGLSCIFFSWWIDSLDEFIRLPDSITWDHWLESGPMPVGMILLTIGIYHWHREQLAISAQMEKRERLFREHRLFDKLTPLAGADYLKRQLADSLQDSHDQQQPLSLLALDLDNFAAINRAYGHAEGDAVLQALSHLLLLNLRRQDLLCRLAGDRFVVLLPNTGERQAKELALELKHAVGGLAHKTRLHGERLQLAATTAVVMALDEPPHDLLKRLNLALARAKQPLAKSA
- a CDS encoding AraC family transcriptional regulator, which codes for MAVKTRWYEADSRFIPGHYQPATLIDLALSRDIDSHRLLRGTGLFHEDILAGTARLSPQQFLGLIGNSRKWLDADDSSFLFGQRLLPGYYGAASHALGHAQNLHQALEILIQQQVLLSPLVTLQLELDDHHAYLYWLDSCGAGEHWRFLLEASMTSLVAMSQWLGGERLPWVCSFSHAEPRYVEQYWVHLGEETRFERPLDMMSISREHLTRAWPGASATAGQVARQQAREQIEQLGFAGSFLDCLYDYLREHVRQPPSLEQAAHAFAMSPATLKRKLHKHNTGFQQQVDRVRKQVALHLYQVKGYSNDEVAAYLNFNDAANFRRSFKRWTGSTPNLIRQLFNSR
- a CDS encoding LysR family transcriptional regulator yields the protein MNPFEDMRLFCQVMESGSFTAAAEQLGLSKQFVSRRLIQLEDRLGVRLLNRSTRRLDVTPLGQSYYESALRLLGEVEQVEQGIAGQNSEPRGTIRLSAPLSFAMAHLGCLLPLFLQRHPQVSVEVDLSDRPVDLIGEGYDLVLRIGTLEDSTLIARRIASIPRVYCASPDYLARRGTPQKPDDLAEHDCLPYGHGRQVQWRFKGKVQALNVTGRMRVNNGDLLRDTAIAGLGVTYLPTFIIGDALKEGRLVSVLDDFAPEALTLSAVYPQHRQGSRPVQALVEFLRERLASGC
- the ycaC gene encoding isochorismate family cysteine hydrolase YcaC; the encoded protein is MTYSRLNKDDAVVLLVDHQTGLISLVQDFSPNEFKNNVLALADVAKFFNLPTILTTSFEGGPNGPLVPELKALFPDAPYIARPGQINAWDNEDFVKAVKATGRKQIIIAGVVTDVCVAFPTLCALDEGFEVFVVTDASGTFNETVQQAAWARMTAAGAQLVNWFAVACELQVDWRNDMEGLANLLSPRIPNYRNLMNSYSAFTAK